The following are encoded in a window of Acropora muricata isolate sample 2 chromosome 6, ASM3666990v1, whole genome shotgun sequence genomic DNA:
- the LOC136920080 gene encoding putative leucine-rich repeat-containing protein DDB_G0290503 has protein sequence MDQSWLISTIDYMYKTVSGENDEGKSNSDYQRAFSNGIWVNDLPSNNYEPLESCCLDKRQSSPQEYEREVQTLRRKISSLQASYAAKNKEVESLKKQLEEHGSKTHLREKDELEQKIKNTQQQLKKAKKRALLAKGNLIKKETELHYLKSIIQISQEQQMKLERVIASLQNELHSLRDEMVSLKNVMVLKVEQVTCQLAATNSELADMKDREKKLIENNISIMDETVQLREQFETFKKQTLEEIAKGMTHQQFASNMMQTQCKEKGTESVKWVDSSLIEKTNEFNQEVEKVKRDIIKEEERINHQHDQLKVLLDTAHDALEVPTVNPIALEQVHKDATLGYSTLQNTATQKDVAEPRKAQNLYTLKAAAWKGKSGVLNARPLPSNNGVAQVAVPVEVKQFMFNPTETMTTPQPQTIYQNQTEKGTESVKWVDSSLIEKTNELNQAVEKVKRDIIKEEERINHQHDQLKVLLDTAHDALEVPTVNPIALEQVHEDATLSYSTLQNTATQKDAAEPRKAQNPYRLKAAAWKGKSGVLNARPLPTNSGVAQVAVPVEVKQFMFNPTETMTTPQPQTIYQNQTGFL, from the exons ATGGACCAGTCTTGGTTGATCTCAACTATTGATTATATGTACAAAACAGTTTCAGGCGAAAATGATGAAGGCAAGAGTAACTCTGATTACCAGAGAGCGTTTTCAAACGGTATATGGGTGAACGATCTTCCCTCGAACAATTATGAACCTCTTGAGTCGTGTTGTCTCGACAAGCGTCAATCCTCACCTCAAGAG TATGAGAGGGAGGTGCAAACGCTGCGGCGCAAGATCTCTAGTCTCCAGGCCTCCTACGCAG ccaagaATAAAGAAGTTGAATCCCTCAAAAAGCAACTTGAAGAACACGGAAGTAAAACTCATCTTAGAGAGAAAGATGAATTggagcaaaaaattaaaaacactcaACAACAGCTTAAAAAGGCGAAGAAGAGAGCTCTGTTGGCGAAAGGGAATCTTATTAAAAAGGAAACAGAACTTCATTATCTGAAAAGCATTATTCAGATAAGCCAAG AACAACAGATGAAGTTGGAGAGAGTTATAGCCTCCCTACAAAATGAACTTCACAGTCTTAGGGATGAAATGGTTAGCTTGAAAAACGTTATGGTGTTGAAAGTGGAGCAGGTGACCTGTCAGCTGGCAGCCACTAACAGTGAACTTGCCGACATGAAGG ATCGGGAAAAGAAATTGAttgaaaacaatatttcaattatGGACGAGACAGTACAATTGCGAGAGCAATTTGAAACTTTCAAgaagcaaactttggaagaaatAGCAAAAGGCATGACACACCAGCAATTTGCCAGCAATATGATGCAAACACAATGCAAAG AAAAAGGGACTGAATCCGTAAAATGGGTGGATTCAAGTTTGATAGAGAAAACAAATGAGTTCAATCAAGAAGTGGAAAAAGTTAAACGGGATATCATCAAAGAGGAGGAAAGAATTAATCATCAACACGATCAGTTGAAAGTTCTTCTTGACACCGCTCATGACGCTCTAGAAGTTCCAACAG TTAACCCGATAGCTCTTGAACAAGTTCATAAAGATGCTACGCTAGGATACTccactcttcaaaatacagccACCCAAAAGGACGTTGCAGAGCCTCGCAAGGCGCAAAATCTGTACACGCTCAAAGCCGCGGCGTGGAAAG GTAAAAGTGGAGTCCTAAACGCAAGACCTCTGCCATCGAACAATGGTGTGGCCCAAGTCGCGGTCCCTGTTGAAGTAAAACAGTTCATGTTTAATCCAACTGAAACAATGACAACTCCGCAGCCGCAAACCATTTATCAGAATCAGACAG AAAAAGGGACTGAATCCGTAAAATGGGTGGATTCAAGTTTGATAGAGAAAACAAATGAGTTGAATCAAGCGGTGGAAAAAGTTAAACGGGATATCATCAAAGAGGAGGAAAGAATTAATCATCAACACGATCAGTTGAAAGTTCTTCTTGACACCGCTCATGACGCTCTAGAAGTTCCAACAG TTAACCCAATAGCTCTTGAACAAGTTCATGAAGATGCTACGCTAAGCTACTccactcttcaaaatacagccACCCAAAAGGACGCTGCAGAGCCTCGCAAGGCGCAAAATCCGTACAGGCTCAAAGCTGCGGCGTGGAAAG GTAAAAGTGGAGTCCTAAACGCAAGACCTCTTCCAACGAACAGTGGTGTGGCCCAAGTCGCGGTCCCTGTTGAAGTAAAACAGTTTATGTTTAATCCAACTGAAACAATGACAACTCCGCAGCCGCAAACCATTTATCAGAATCAGACAG gatttcTCTAA